Within the Mugil cephalus isolate CIBA_MC_2020 chromosome 1, CIBA_Mcephalus_1.1, whole genome shotgun sequence genome, the region AACTCAACCAACAAAGTGGTCCACACAGCACTACCACCCAAGTTGTTAccgaaaacacaacaaagacacagtaTTGAGACACAATACTTCAATCACACCTGGATCCATACCATCAACACCCCCCGTTCCTCTCTTGACTTGTTAATTGGGGCACATTTGTCACAACCAACCATGGACACAAAGCATCTGCAGTAAATGGGTCAAAACTAGAACCACCACTCCCACTCGTCCATCTCACAGAGCATCCACCACCGACTCCAACAGTGGACTCTCGTCCTTCCAATTCCCCTCAACCTGGCAGTAATTAAATACACTAGGTTTATGAGGTATGGTTGGAGAGTCCAAGacctttaacattttatagcCAATAACAATGACTCACAATGACTACATTGTTGCTTCACCACTAGCTGACCAGTTAGACAATGTTAGCAGGCTAGTTAAGCTAATATGAGTCACTCAGGCGTTGCATAgacgtttttgttttctacattaTGCACTGAAGACACCAAGAAGGcaaaagaatagaaaagaaagaggagaaaaacaaaggtgTGACCCAAAGAGTTGGTGATGCCAACGCTTTTTGATGTCAAAGCTTTactcattttaaaagaaaaactaaaattttcCGTATCACAGCTCTGACTCTCCTGACTTgagaatattaaatattgatgaGATCCAGttcaatatataaaaatgtcacaaaagctCATTTACCAAAAAGTGTCTTTTAGCTGACTAACTACTCATTTAAAGTAGCACCATTGACCTGTTAACAGAGGCCATGCTAGATGTTGAGCCTTGCCCCTACATGACAACCAGGTCTATACCTAGTACAATGCAAAGGCTTATAAATTCTACATCGTTTTCAACAAGTGCTTGAAGACTTGAGACCATCTGTTTGAGAGCTGAAGCTGAACCTGACAACAAATTCATGGAATAAACTGTTACAAGCTCAGATCTGAATCCTACTCCAGTGTTGTACAGtgatttcaatttaatttttctgcTCAAGTAGGCAAGAAAGACTTACCAAATTCTGTAATGTGCACTTCAATCACAGCAGTTACTCTTCAGTCACAGATTTCATATCGTTGAACACAGTGACAAATAAAGGAATATGTTCTACTTTTGGGTAACCAAAAAGGAGGGAAATGTTGGAATCAGTGTCATCCCGTATTAGATCTGCAGTTGTGTGTGGATAGAGAAAGGCAGCAGCCTGGTGTATGCTGGCTGGAAAGATGAGGCAGTCTTACTTCCACTGTTTCAAACCACAGAGCATCTACGGCTCATGGGATGGCTCTCGATGTGTGATCTCTGTTGTCCATAAGACGCATTTGTATTGCTGTATCCTCAGTTCCTTTCGCCTGATCTGAATTAGAGTTTTTGCGTTGTGACTTGTTTTTCAAACAGCATTTCTTGACTGAGGAAACAAAGAAGCCACAAGACTGACAATCAGGAACAGATGCAGAATTTATTTAACATCCTGacacctgagcttttgtttggtgtgCACTTTAAATTTCTCCCAAGTATTTAAgaagcataaaaaatatatgttctcatatgtggacacagggattgaCCCGAAACAAATGAGGACACGGGGTCACATCTCTGTCCTGGTTGTGATGTCAGTAGTTACTGGTGATGACAGAAGTTGAGGTCTAACACTAATCAGTCAGACAGTCAATggcttttctctccatctttctgtcaACAACTGGGATCTGATTTTATGCTTCACAGTCTTTGATCAAACTGAACTACTGCTAAGAGCTGACTGACTACACTGGAAATGGAGAAACTTGATGTTTTCCACCTGACTACATCCAACCAAACGTTGACGTCATCATGAATCAAACTGAGAAAACTGAGCTGAATAATCAGGTTGAAGTGGACGGATGGTTTCACATCCTCTACATTATGTTTAATGTCAAATGTGTGGAAGAAGAAACAGGTGATTTACCTTTACACCATATCCAAATCAATATGACGATGATGACAAGAAGAACAGCAGCAACAATAGCTATTATTTTAGCTGTAGCACCTGGAACAATGAAAGAGATACTGAGCTGATTCCAGGGAGATAAAACAAACTACAGGGCATGTTTTTAACTGTTTACAAGTTTCCATTtgtgaaatttacattttactgaATTATTTTGAATCCCTTTCTGTCACTTCTTGTCCATCTTTACTAATGCTTCCTTGTGTAGTCTGGCCTGACCTGCTATCGACTGTGTATAAACGATagattcattttctttgtcttccacTCATTCCCTTCAATAGTAaaaggttttgaagctcagtatgGACTCTCCGtcagtcgccatcttggcagcatCTGGCTCAACCTAACTCAAAAACCATCCAAAGGATGGAGCGTGAGTGGAGGCAGAGAGCTACAAAGCTgtcatttaaagtttaattctgttgtaaagttttttttaacatgaaggtCAATGGGGACTAAGTCACTTTTGGAGCCAGGAGCTCTAGAGGACACTAGAggaactgcactttttttttttttaagcacttgCCCGAAAAAAATTGTAAATCATTTAAGCAGCCAAAACCTAAATCATTCTGTtctcaaaacaaatgaaaatgaaaatgaaaagcaaatgaAGTGCAGTTATCAACTGTAAGCAATCATTTTGTTTCGGGAACACTTAAGACGTTACCTGAGATGGTTGTGTTACGTGTTGGCTTTACAGTTGATGCAACAATCTGGTGGCGATTTAGACCTGAGATTTTAACAAAAGAACATCACATTTACTAGGAAACAACCaatagacacaaaaacaacagatataaCTTATTCAGAtattcagatgtttaatcaatgACCACTGATCTGACCTGGAGTGACTCGCCTGTTTTCCTCTACAACTATAAGAGAAAATTCAGTCATTATATTTCAAAATGGAGcataatgttattttaatatgtgATGTTTAAAGTCCTTACCAAGAGTcacaataatacatttcatgTTTCCAAACTTGTGGAAGCAGCAACAGTACTCTCCTTCATCAGACTCCTTCACTCTAGAGAGAACGATGGATCCATCTCCTCGCTCCACTTGTTGTATGGAGGGGGGGATGACATTGTTCCCTTTCTCAAAAGTCTGCTTTCCTTTCCAATTTAAAACGTTTGTAGAACCTTTCCTCCATGTCAGGGTATCTTTGTTTACATGGATTTGCAGAGTTGTGTGACAAGGGAGTGTTGCGCTTGTCCCAACTGTTGCGTTTACTGGCTCTGACTCCTTAAAATCTTTCAAAGAAACGTGAGCATGACAGGAAGGTTTCTGTTGTTGCTCTGTAATGAAGAACACAACTATCATTAACATACTGAGCAGAGAAAAAGATCATTATGAAGGCAACATACAAACCAGGAAAAACCAAATACAAACCCCccattggtttggctcatttcttgaaacagaaattctCAAAATAACATGGACAAACCTCCAAACCACTTAGCAAATGTTCACAACAGAATTGAATTTCTCATCCATTTCATCAAATTGCAAATATCCTAATACATTTCTCAGCACGTGTGTTAATCTACGTGCTACCTATTACTCTATGAACCTACTACATGCTCTTACTCTGACAAAGGCAACTTCCGGttgtgaaaatatgaaaaaacatgcactttttttttctttaacgattttttaaacagaaa harbors:
- the LOC125016109 gene encoding uncharacterized protein LOC125016109, producing the protein MGRIRRRVKALLFFLAALLVYYASGGTTGNNKTEQQQKPSCHAHVSLKDFKESEPVNATVGTSATLPCHTTLQIHVNKDTLTWRKGSTNVLNWKGKQTFEKGNNVIPPSIQQVERGDGSIVLSRVKESDEGEYCCCFHKFGNMKCIIVTLVVEENRRVTPGLNRHQIVASTVKPTRNTTISGATAKIIAIVAAVLLVIIVILIWIWCKVKKCCLKNKSQRKNSNSDQAKGTEDTAIQMRLMDNRDHTSRAIP